GGATCTCGAACGCGTCAGGCGGCTGTCCGGCTCGTTTGCCTGGTGGGACAACAGCTCGGAAATCCGCCAGCGTCTGACCGAAAACGGCTTCGATCCCGACAGCCCGGTTATCCAGAAGCTGATTGCGCTGACCACCCTCCTGTATGGCTACCCGCGCCATCTATCCCAGCATGTAGGTGGCTTCGTCATTACCCGCGACAAGCTGTGCCGTATGGTCCCCATTGAAAATGCCGGCATGCCGGACCGCCGCATCATCCAGTGGGACAAGGACGACCTGGACGCGGTAGGGCTGATGAAAATCGACGTGCTCGCGCTCGGCATGCTTTCGGCCATTCGCCGCGCACTGGATCTGGTTTCCGCCCGCCGGGGAATCCCGTTCCGGATGCAGGATATTCCCAAGGAAGATAAAGAGACCTACGACAGGATCTGCAAGGCCGATACGGTGGGCGTCTTCCAGATCGAATCGCGCGCGCAAATGTCCATGCTGCCGCGTTTGAAACCGCGTAACTTCTATGATCTGGTGATAGAAGTCGCCATCGTCCGCCCCGGCCCGATTCAGGGAGACATGGTGCACCCCTATTTGCGCCGCCGCCAGAAGCTGGAGGAAGTGAGCTATCCGGGCGAAGGCGTGAAAGAAGCACTGGAGCGTACGCTCGGCCTGCCCATTTTTCAGGAACAGGTCATGCAGTTGGCAATAAAAGCGGCTGGTTTTACCTCGGGCGAGGCAGATCAGTTGCGGCGCTCCATGGCCGCCTGGAGAAAGAAAGGCCTTCTCGGTTCTTTCCGTGCTCGCTTGATCGGGGGCATGGTCAGCCGCGGCTATAAGCTGGAATTTGCGGAACAGATCTTCCGCCAGATCGAAGGCTTTGGCGAGTACGGATTTCCTGAATCCCATGCAGCCAGCTTCGCGCTACTGGTTTATGTATCGGCCTGGCTCAAGTGCCATGAACCTGCCGCTTTCCTGTGCGCCATGCTGAATAGCCTGCCGATGGGTTTTTATAGCGCCTCGCAATTGATTCAGGACGCCCGGCGGCATGGTGTTGAGATCAGGCCTGTGGACGTGACTGTCAGCGAATGGGAATGCACGCTTGAAGAGCAGTCTAATTATTCTTCCCCATCCATTGCATCCACCGCACCTGCTCTATCCATGTTGCCTGCTGTGCGGCTGGGGCTGAATAGAGTGAAAGGAATGGGCCGGGAAGCGGCCATTCGCATCATGGAGGCAAGGAAAATCTGGCCGTTTGAAAGCCCCAGCGATCTCGCAAACCGCGCACTATTGAACGCCGCTGAAATCCGCGCGCTCGCCAGCGCGGATGCGTTACTCGCCCTGTCAGGCCACCGACGGCAGACGCTATGGGCGGTCGCATCCCACATCAGGCAACAGGACATGATGCGAGGCGCGCCAGTGAAGGAAGCATTGCCAGTCATCACCGCCGCGCCCGAGGGGGAGGAAATCCTGTCGGACTACGCCAGCACGGGACTCACCCTGCGCAGGCACCCGCTGGCCCTGTTGCGCCCGAAATTGTCGCGGATGAATTTGCGCTCGGCCATGGAGCTGGATAGCTGCCCGCCGGGGCGGCTGGTGCGGACGACGGGTATCGTCACCTGCCGCCAGCGTCCCGGCACAGCCAGCGGTGTCATGTTCGTCACGCTGGAAGACGAGACCGGGATAATCAATGTTGTCCTATGGAACCAGCTGATCCAGAAGCACCGTCGCGAAGCATTGGGCGCAAGGCTTTTGACAGTGTACGGCGTATGGCAATCCGAAAGCGACGTCAAACACGTGATTGCCAAGCGGCTGGTGGACCACAGTCATTTGCTGGGTGATTTAATGGTGACGAGCAGGGATTTTCATTAGTTTCACCCTAATCTGCCAGACACTCTCCGAAGAAGAACACAGTACAAACCGTTAATTACGGATTTCAATCGGATTGATACTGCTGAAATGATCTGTCCATAATGGAACATTGGAAATATTTGGATCCACCTCGCGAATGAGATTGCCATTGTCGTCAAAGTAACGCCGATTTACTGAGGGGAATAAAGATAAGTACTCGGGATCTTCCGTAATAATGAAGTAGTGGTTGTTGCGAATCAAACGGCCAGGCTCCCCAGACTGGAATTTATTGCGGAAGCGCATGCCTAAGTGCTCAGCTTGGCGTTTGACAGCCGGATACAGATTCAAATATCCATTGGTAATATTGATCACGATGAATCCGTCTGGCTTCAGATGCCTACGGTAAATTGCAAATGCTTCGCTGGTGAGCAGATGAATAGGGGCCGAACCACCCGAAAAAGCGTCAAGCACGATAACGTTATACTGCACATCTTCTGGCGCCTGCTCCAGCTTCAGGCGCGCATCGCCGAGTATTGTTTCCTGCGTCCTTGCCTTGCACCGGGGGACATTATCAAACCACTGGTTGGCAATCTGGATCACCTCGGGGTTGATTTCATAAAAATCATAATGATCCGACTCTCGGGCGTACGTGGCCAAAGTCCCAATACCCAAGCCGACGATAGCTACTCGTATTTCCGAATACTTTGATTTAGCGTACTCCAGGGTCTCGCCGGCACCGCTCTCCCTGGAGTGATACGAAACCGGTAGCGCGCGTTTGTCGAGATGAGTGAATTGAACCCCATGGTTGACCTGTCCGCTGTAGAACACCCGGTAGCTTTGGGATGGATCTGTCCGGTGTACCCGTTCCTTGACCGCAACAGTTCCATAGAAATTACGGCTGCGATGAAGATAAGCTTCTTCAAACTCAGGTGAGGAACGTTGCCGCCACTGGAAAGGATCCAGCCAAAAACATACGACGCCAGCGGCCAGTAAAGCGCCCGCACCAAATAAAAACCGTCTAACCTGATCTGCCTTTTTGTTTTGAATTACCTGTAGCGTGGATGTTGGCCTCGAAGCCAATATGTAGGTGCCCAAGGCGATAGCCGACAACAGGCATAATGTCCATTCATAAAATTCGTCAAACAGGTTGGTGGCGACAAGCGCGACAAATAACCCGCCGCAAGCGCCTCCAAAAGACATCCACAGATAGAACTCCGTCAGGTGCTCGCGGGACTTTGGGCGCAGCCTTACCAGTTCGCCGTGACACATGAAGCAGATCAGGAACATCGCAAGAAAATGGCTCCAGCGCACCTGGGTTACGCCAGGGTCCCATTCGAATCCCAATCGCTCAGTTATATCCTGACCGCCAGTCAGGATCAGGATGGTCAATATACACACGATGGCGGTAAGACGGCGTCGATACCACCGCTCGTGATCGAAACAGATAATGAATGTCAGCAGATACAAGCTGAGCGTAGTGATCCACAGTCGCGGTTCGGGAGCAATATCATGACTCACGCGATCCGTTGTCGCGATAAAGGCTAGAGAAGCAAGCGCGGGCAGAGCGACCCAACCAACCCGTTGCCACTGGCTGGGAAATTCAGACTGGATGCGTTCTTCCGAAGAGAAAGCGTCGTGATCAGCGGAAGAAAACGATGAATGCCGTTGGAACATTTGAAACGCAGCTGCGATACAGAACGACGCGAATATCCAGAAACCGATTGTCCAATAATTGCCAAGCTGCGGTAACTCAAAAAGGGGTTCAAAAAGATAAGGAAACGAGAGCAACCCCAGGAATGATCCGAAGTTCGACAGTGAATACAGCCGGTAAGGTGACCGGCCGGGGTAAGCATGGCTGAACCAGTATTGAATAAGGGGTCCGGTGGTCGCGAGACAGAAGTATGGAATGCCCACACAAGCGCCAAGCAGTAACAAGATTTGCCATATCGGGCTCTCGGTGCCGGTGGGTTTAAAGTATTCGCCAGGGATAATGAAAGTGGCCAAATAAGCGGCAATCATTACTAACGCTATGTGTACAAGGGTCTGTTGCCTGATCGATAAAAATCGCGAAACCAGATGAGCATATGAGTAGCCACAAAAGAGAAGGCACTGAAAAAACAGCATCGCAGTCGTCCAGACCGCCGGACTTCCTCCAAACCAGGGCAAGATGAATTTACTGATCAGTGGCTGGACCTGGAACAACAGGTAGGCACTGACGAGAATGGTTAGCGCAAGTGTCACGCCGACGACCACATGGGCAGATACAGGGTCAATCGTTTCCGTTTGCTGTGTCATTAGTTGTTCCTCGCTGGAAGGCAACACCGATGTGAACCCGAGGTCTGTCCGATTTTCTCTCCGGGAACTTGCCTATATATGCATGGGCGACATAAAGCGCCTTGTCAAGCTCGGCTTTACGAATTCCCACCCAAGCAACCATAGACGTAAAGCGCGGTGGCTTTGAATCAACCGTTAATGCGTGACCTCGATTTCTGGGTACTACGTACGCCGGTCCGGCGCCCAAGTCCGGCAGGGATATGGGCGATGGGTGTTGGTGATGGAGGATGGGTTGGGCCAGTTGACAATCTGCGATCAGAAGAGCAGACGCAGACTACAAGAAAGTGGGGAGCAGACCAGCTAACGCCTTTTTGCGCGCAAACAAACTTACAAGGCTTGTTTTTCCTGCACTGCCATCTATAAAGGAAATACGTGCCTATGGCAATTTTTGCCAGATGTGAGGAGATCTGAAATGAATATGCCAGGTTTTACCGCCGAGTCCTCGGCTTATAAGACAAGAGGACACTATCGCCATTATCAAACGGCCTCAGGTTTTACGGATCACAGCACAAGTGTTGTGCAGCCACAAGCATGTGACCTCGCCTGTCTCGGCGAATGCCGGGAGGGCTGTGCTGGCCTCACGGGCAGGGACCATGCGGACTGCGTTAGGCTCTGCAGATCGGAATGCGGCTGCACACCGCAGCCTCAGACGTGCGGACCATGTCAGTGCAACGCGGCAACCGGCTGGTCGCAGCGATGCTGCGGTCCCAACGGAACGAATTGCTCCCAACGAGCTTGCACGCCGCCGGGAGAAGGATGCACTGTCCGGGACAACCGTACCTGCCTCCCCTGGCCGCTGGATTCCATCTGCTGGGGCAGTTGCGAGCGGACTTGCTGCCACTGGTCGGGCTGCGATCAGCAGCTCTGCGGGGTGTCACCGTGCTGACAGTTTGCTTGGCATGAGAAACTAAAGGTATCCGCCGCAACATCAAAACGGGGGCGGGCAAATCAAGCCCTCAGCCGACCTTGAGCCAGGGGTAAACCGAACTTTACCCTGCTGTTTTTGACGCGGGAGCTTTATTTTGTGAAATAAGGTAAGACCCTTTTTAGCCTGATGCTGAGCCACAGAGAGACAGATATCCTCTGTGGCTTCTTGCTGTTTAGCGTCTAAGTATCAGGCTATCGTATGCACAAGCTGATCTCCTGGCAGCCGTCACAATCGCATTTCTGTTCGGTTTCCCACTGATATTCCCGTTAGGCCGCGTCATCCTGTGCCTGTAAACGCTTGCAATTATCCAACTTGGGGTTCAACTTTCGATATTAAGGAGATGACCTTGGCTAATATTACAGGAACGAAATATAACGATAACAACACGTTTAACAACCCGTGGTGGCATTGGCGCTCTGATCTGGATGGCACCAACGGGAACGACACCATCAATGGGTTGGCGGGTAATGACATTCTCAACGGTAAAAACGGTAACGATCGGCTGAACGGCGGAAGCGGAAACGACAGGCTTAATGGGGATAACGGTAACGACCGGCTATTTGGCGAATCGGGCAACGACACGCTAAACGGGAATGCTGGAAATGATACCCTGCGCGGTGGAAACGGAAACGACCGGCTCAATGGAGGGACCGGCAATGACTCGCTGTCTGGTGAAGCGGGCAACGACATACTCAACGGAGATTCGGGGAACGATTCGCTAAGCGGCGGAACCGGTCACGACACCCTCAATGGTGGAAGCGGAAATGATCGGCTTAATGGCGGTCCCGGCAATGACATTTTGTCGGGTGGAAGCGGCCGGGACACGCTCACAGGCGGAACCGGAGCGGATACGTTCGATTTCAACTCAGTGGGCGAGAGCCCTCCCAATGGTCGCGACACGATTGTCGGCTTCAACCGGGGACAAGGCGACAGGATAGACCTGAAAGCAATCGATGCGGACAGAGGCTGGCCACTTGGCAATCAGGACTTCAAGCCAAGCCAGCTGATCTATGAGAAGGTCAATGGAAATGGCCTGTTGACAGTGAACGTATATGACGGTGATGACCTTCAAATAATTCTGACAGGGCATCCGCCGCTGAACGTTAATGAGGACATAATTGGATAACGGTTGCTGATTCTCTGCTGGCGCTAGGGCCTATCAGGCTTGGGGAAGCGCTGGCAGAGGGCTTCACCCATTTATATATGGATCTAATGACTTCGGTAGGCAGTTTTGATAAATTGAACTGTTTTCCAGGAGTCGCCAACGAATATATAAGCGCAAAGAGATATTTCCCGCAAACTGAAAGTGTTTCAAGAGATACAAGTCCTAAACGCCCCTTGGAGAAGACGTGTCAAGGCTTCTGACCCCCCAGACAACTCAATACGCTGCATACTCTCAGCGCCATCCAGGCACAGCACTCAAGGTCTCGACGGGTTATCCTAAAATTTCCCGGACTATTCGTTTCAAAGCAACCGCATGAGGTGCCGTAACGTCCTTGTCTTCGGTGGAGGATTTCAGGGCCTTGGCTTGATAAAAGCCCTCCGCAAGGTGGCGGGAATACGTATTCTGGTAGCGGACGCCAATGAGGAAAACGTCGCGCGATATTTTGCAGACGCTTTCTTCCCGGTGCCTTTTTCAAAGGAGAAGCAGGCATTCCTGGATTTTATTCTCCCTCTGTGCGCACGGGAGAGTGTGGAAGCCATCTTCGCCTCCACCGAACATGAAGTGGAGTTGCTGGCCCCTCACTACGATGATTTTGCCGCAAGCGGCGTTGTGGCTTACGTCTCCGGGTCTTCACTGCTGAAACTCGCATGGGACAAGCTTCTCTTTTATCGCTGGCTGGTCGAGGAAGGCTTGCCCTCATTGCCTTGCTACATCTCACCGTTGGATGATGACGCGATTTTTCCCCTGATTGGCAAGCCGCGGCGTGGTTGGGGAGCCCGCGGCCTGCATGTCCTTGTTGACCGCGAAGCTTTTTTGAAACTTACAATCGACCAGAACCAGGAATTCATATGGCAGCCTTGTCTGCATGAATTTGATGAATACTCCGTTGATTTCTCTATCAGCGTTGACGGCAACCTTTCTCCCCTTGCATTCCGGCGACGAATTCGCTCAAAAAATGGATTCGCGATCCTCTGTGAGCCTGGCGCCCCTGCCCATGTTCGCGAAACCGCCCAGCACGTTCTGGAGCGCACCGTCCCTTTAGGAGCGCGCGGGCCTATGAACCTGCAGATATTACGGACTGGCGATCGCTGCTGGGTATCCGACCTCAATTCACGTGCCGGCACATCCATGCCCTTGAGCCTTGCTATCGGTTTTAACCCTATTGCCTTTTTACTGGGGGGTGGGGCCGCGGCCCCGGCCGAGGCCGATGTGATCAACCGCTTTCCCGCTCCAGGTTCGCATGCAAGGACGCTGCGCTATCTGGAGGAACGCAACATCCCGGATTTAAAGCTGGACGAGGTGCGGGGAGTCGTGTTTGAGCTGGACGATACACTGCTTGATCAGAAAGCCTGGATGATCCGCAAACTGGAGCTGACCTGGCATGAGGAAAAAATTGTCCTGCCCGCGCGCGCAGCATTTCTTTCCACGGCTCTGCAGATCATCGAGGAAGGCAATCACGCATGCCTCTTCGATGCGCTGTGCTTGCAATTGGGATTGGGTGATGCCATCCGCGTCCGCATGATCGAAACCTACAATCAAACGCAGCCGAAAGATTGTCCGCTCTACGGTGACGTACAGGCGACCTTGCGTCAACTTCGCCGTTTAGGCTACCGCATTGGAATTTTGACTGACAATCCACCCGCGTCACAACGGCAGAAGCTGGATATTTGCGGCCTGCTGCCGCTGACGGATTCCGGCGTGTTGACTGCGGAGCTGGGAACAAAGAAACCCGATCCCAAGGTTTTTGAGGAATGCGCCCGCTTGCTCGATTTGGCGCCTGAGCAGCTTGTCATGGTGGGCAATAACGTATTCAGGGACGTGCAAGGTTCCTGCAATGCAGGCTATCGGCATGCCTTTCATATACAAAGAGAGGGTGCGCTTTTTAGCTCCCATCTCGGGT
The window above is part of the Nitrosospira sp. Is2 genome. Proteins encoded here:
- a CDS encoding error-prone DNA polymerase, which produces MNSMNSFVPSYAELHCRSSFSFLKGASMPEDLVEHAASLGYAALAITDECSMAGVVRAHSEAKKTGLHLLIGSEFILEDGLRLVCLAMNRNGYGNLCELITLARRRAEKGAYRISRADFESCPDAPHLALLPDCLVLLIPHPAQAERSLLDDMRWVLSVFPGRCWTAVELLLHAAEDVLFGRIRQAADTTAMPLVAAGDVSMHDASHKPLQDTMTAIRLGKPLSECGYALQPNAEQYLRSRLQLEQIYPLELLSETVSIAARCTFSLDELRYQYPDELTGTDETYAAYLRRMVEEGIATRFPHGISAKVRKQVEHELDLIAELNYEPYFLTVFDIVRHARSQGILCQGRGSAANSAVCYCLGITEIDPERSNLLFERFMSRERNEVPDIDVDFEHQRREEVIQYIYEKYGRDRAAIAATVITYRTRSAVQDVGKALGLDLERVRRLSGSFAWWDNSSEIRQRLTENGFDPDSPVIQKLIALTTLLYGYPRHLSQHVGGFVITRDKLCRMVPIENAGMPDRRIIQWDKDDLDAVGLMKIDVLALGMLSAIRRALDLVSARRGIPFRMQDIPKEDKETYDRICKADTVGVFQIESRAQMSMLPRLKPRNFYDLVIEVAIVRPGPIQGDMVHPYLRRRQKLEEVSYPGEGVKEALERTLGLPIFQEQVMQLAIKAAGFTSGEADQLRRSMAAWRKKGLLGSFRARLIGGMVSRGYKLEFAEQIFRQIEGFGEYGFPESHAASFALLVYVSAWLKCHEPAAFLCAMLNSLPMGFYSASQLIQDARRHGVEIRPVDVTVSEWECTLEEQSNYSSPSIASTAPALSMLPAVRLGLNRVKGMGREAAIRIMEARKIWPFESPSDLANRALLNAAEIRALASADALLALSGHRRQTLWAVASHIRQQDMMRGAPVKEALPVITAAPEGEEILSDYASTGLTLRRHPLALLRPKLSRMNLRSAMELDSCPPGRLVRTTGIVTCRQRPGTASGVMFVTLEDETGIINVVLWNQLIQKHRREALGARLLTVYGVWQSESDVKHVIAKRLVDHSHLLGDLMVTSRDFH
- a CDS encoding fused MFS/spermidine synthase, producing the protein MTQQTETIDPVSAHVVVGVTLALTILVSAYLLFQVQPLISKFILPWFGGSPAVWTTAMLFFQCLLFCGYSYAHLVSRFLSIRQQTLVHIALVMIAAYLATFIIPGEYFKPTGTESPIWQILLLLGACVGIPYFCLATTGPLIQYWFSHAYPGRSPYRLYSLSNFGSFLGLLSFPYLFEPLFELPQLGNYWTIGFWIFASFCIAAAFQMFQRHSSFSSADHDAFSSEERIQSEFPSQWQRVGWVALPALASLAFIATTDRVSHDIAPEPRLWITTLSLYLLTFIICFDHERWYRRRLTAIVCILTILILTGGQDITERLGFEWDPGVTQVRWSHFLAMFLICFMCHGELVRLRPKSREHLTEFYLWMSFGGACGGLFVALVATNLFDEFYEWTLCLLSAIALGTYILASRPTSTLQVIQNKKADQVRRFLFGAGALLAAGVVCFWLDPFQWRQRSSPEFEEAYLHRSRNFYGTVAVKERVHRTDPSQSYRVFYSGQVNHGVQFTHLDKRALPVSYHSRESGAGETLEYAKSKYSEIRVAIVGLGIGTLATYARESDHYDFYEINPEVIQIANQWFDNVPRCKARTQETILGDARLKLEQAPEDVQYNVIVLDAFSGGSAPIHLLTSEAFAIYRRHLKPDGFIVINITNGYLNLYPAVKRQAEHLGMRFRNKFQSGEPGRLIRNNHYFIITEDPEYLSLFPSVNRRYFDDNGNLIREVDPNISNVPLWTDHFSSINPIEIRN
- a CDS encoding calcium-binding protein, whose translation is MANITGTKYNDNNTFNNPWWHWRSDLDGTNGNDTINGLAGNDILNGKNGNDRLNGGSGNDRLNGDNGNDRLFGESGNDTLNGNAGNDTLRGGNGNDRLNGGTGNDSLSGEAGNDILNGDSGNDSLSGGTGHDTLNGGSGNDRLNGGPGNDILSGGSGRDTLTGGTGADTFDFNSVGESPPNGRDTIVGFNRGQGDRIDLKAIDADRGWPLGNQDFKPSQLIYEKVNGNGLLTVNVYDGDDLQIILTGHPPLNVNEDIIG
- a CDS encoding HAD hydrolase-like protein; this encodes MRCRNVLVFGGGFQGLGLIKALRKVAGIRILVADANEENVARYFADAFFPVPFSKEKQAFLDFILPLCARESVEAIFASTEHEVELLAPHYDDFAASGVVAYVSGSSLLKLAWDKLLFYRWLVEEGLPSLPCYISPLDDDAIFPLIGKPRRGWGARGLHVLVDREAFLKLTIDQNQEFIWQPCLHEFDEYSVDFSISVDGNLSPLAFRRRIRSKNGFAILCEPGAPAHVRETAQHVLERTVPLGARGPMNLQILRTGDRCWVSDLNSRAGTSMPLSLAIGFNPIAFLLGGGAAAPAEADVINRFPAPGSHARTLRYLEERNIPDLKLDEVRGVVFELDDTLLDQKAWMIRKLELTWHEEKIVLPARAAFLSTALQIIEEGNHACLFDALCLQLGLGDAIRVRMIETYNQTQPKDCPLYGDVQATLRQLRRLGYRIGILTDNPPASQRQKLDICGLLPLTDSGVLTAELGTKKPDPKVFEECARLLDLAPEQLVMVGNNVFRDVQGSCNAGYRHAFHIQREGALFSSHLGLARKVGNLPSACTSITSLNELFWYLTGCEAVPQR